The following are encoded together in the Drosophila takahashii strain IR98-3 E-12201 chromosome X, DtakHiC1v2, whole genome shotgun sequence genome:
- the Tao gene encoding serine/threonine-protein kinase Tao isoform X2 produces the protein MIWPRFSRVEVMVELEYRSGFEEMHEQMSGYKRMRREHQAHLVKLEEKCKQDMETHKSALDKEYDTLLHNFTRDLERLETKHQQDVERRSKQTSAAEKKLHKEITLKQEGDRKVYDLNRKKEYKANKERWKRELSMDESTPKRQRDLTLQSQKDNLKQHEAQEEQRMLQAQKQYIELEMRKFKRKRMIMQHEHEDQQLRDELGKKEQQLQQAHAMLLKHHEKTQELEYRQQKSVHQLREEQINKQHDTELHNQKDYMDRIKKELVRKHAVELRQQPKSLKQKELQIRKQFRETCKTQTKQYKRYKAQVLQTTPKEQQKEVIKQLKEEKHRKLTLLGEQYEQSIADMFQSQSYKLDESQVIECQRTHEQLEYELEMLTAYQNKNKKQAQEQRDRERRELENRVSVRRGLLENKMDAELQQFNQERAERLRMKHEKHTKELEAFDNESIALGFSTLSLIEVSREAYADEEGSLSGSMISLAHSNSSTSFPAGSL, from the exons ATGATTTGGCCGAGATTTTCGCGCGTTGAGGTTATGGTTGAACTGGAGTATCGCAGCGGTTTT GAGGAGATGCACGAGCAGATGTCCGGCTACAAGCGGATGCGGCGCGAGCACCAGGCGCACCTGGTCAAGCTGGAGGAGAAGTGCAAGCAGGACATGGAGACGCACAAGTCGGCGTTGGACAAGGAGTACGACACGCTGCTCCACAACTTTACCAGGGACCTCGAGCGGTTGGAG ACCAAACACCAGCAGGACGTGGAGAGGCGGTCCAAGCAGACGAGCGCCGCCGAGAAGAAACTACACAAAGAGATTACGCTGAAGCAGGAGGGAGACCGCAAGGTGTACGACCTCAATCGCAAGAAGGAGTACAAGGCGAACAAGGAGCGCTGGAAGCGGGAGCTCTCGATGGACGAGTCGACGCCCAAGCGGCAGCGCGATCTAACCCTGCAGTCGCAGAAGGACAACCTAAAGCAGCACGAGGcgcaggaggagcagcgcATGCTGCAGGCCCAGAAGCAGTACATCGAGCTGGAGATGCGCAAGTTCAAGCGCAAGCGGATGATCATGCAGCACGAGCACGAGGATCAGCAGCTGCGCGAT GAGCTGGGAaagaaggagcagcagctgcagcaggcgCACGCCATGCTCCTCAAGCACCACGAAAAGACACAGGAGCTGGAGTACCGCCAGCAGAAGAGCGTGCATCAGTTGCGCGAAGAGCAG ATAAACAAGCAACACGACACCGAGTTGCACAATCAAAAAGACTACATGGACCGCATCAAGAAGGAGCTGGTGCGCAAGCATGCGGTCGAGCTGAGGCAACAGCCCAAGAGCTTAAAG CAAAAGGAGCTCCAGATACGCAAGCAGTTCCGGGAAACATGCAAGACGCAGACGAAGCAATACAAACGCTACAAGGCGCAAGTGCTGCAGACGACGCCAAAGGAGCAGCAGAAGGAGGTCATCAAGCAGCTGAAGGAGGAGAAGCATCGCAAGCTGACGCTCCTGGGCGAGCAG TATGAGCAAAGTATTGCGGACATGTTCCAAAGTCAGAGCTACAAACTAGACGAAAGCCAAGTGATCGAGTGCCAACGTACCCACGAGCAGCTGGAGTACGAGCTGGAGATGCTCACTGCCTACcagaacaagaacaagaagCAGGCGCAGGAGCAGCGCGATCGGGAGCGTCGGGAGCTCGAGAACCGCGTCAGCGTGCGGCGAGGTCTGCTCGAGAACAAG ATGGACGCCGAGTTGCAGCAATTCAACCAGGAACGCGCCGAGCGCTTGCGCATGAAACACGAGAAGCATACTAAAGAATTGGAAGCATTTGATAACGAATCAATTGCCCTAGGTTTcag CACTTTATCACTAATTGAGGTATCTCGTGAAGCCTATGCAGATGAGGAGGGAAGTCTGTCTGGTTCAATGATTAGTTTAGCCCATAGCAATAGTTCAACAAGTTTTCCGGCTGGTTCGCTATAG